AAATCGAGATGCGGCGAATCGGGGATCTGCTCCCGAACCTTTCGATCCCGGTCGATATAGGCAACGACGGCGTGCTTCGTCCTGAGCAACCAACCTACGACTGCCCGATTTGCCAGGATGCGGGTTGGGTGCGATTCGACGTCGATCCCGGGCATCCCAATTTTGGCAAGCTGATGCCCTGCATCTGCACGGCTGAACGGCAGCAGGCGAAGTTGTCGCGCGAACTGAGCAACCTTTCGAATCTCGAGTCGCTGCGGCACTTGACCTTTGAAAGCTTCGACGCCTCGATGCGCGGTACGGAACAAGCCTTTCGCATCGCACGGGAGTACGCACGCGCCACCGATGGCTGGCTGGTCCTGCACGGCGCGGTTGGGGTGGGGAAAACGCACCTGGCGGCAGCCGTAGCGAACGCCTACTCCAGCCGGCATGTCCAGGCCGCGGTCTACTTTCGCGTCGTGCCCGATCTGCTGGATCAACTTCGCGCCACCTTCGATCCTGAGACCGGGGTTGCCTACGACGAGCGATTCCAGCAGATCAGAAATGCGAACCTCCTGGTGCTCGACGACCTCGGCACCGAGAACACCACCGCGTGGGCGAGCGAAAAGCTCTTCCAGCTGCTCAATCACCGCTATAACGAGCAACTGCCGACGGTGATCACCTCGAACGCCAAGCTCGATCGTATCGAAGATCGCATCGTTTCACGCATGCTCGATTCGCGGCTCTCACGCTACGTTTTTCTGGACGCCGAGGATTATCGTTTGCGTGATTTCTCGCGATCGAGCGGGATGCGGTAAACCCGGTTTGAAGTTGGCGTTCTGTCAACCCGCTTTGAGTCGTCAGAAGCCCATACGATGCTAAGATACCGATGGAATCTCGATACATCGGGTATGAGGCGTTTTCTACATGCCAGAGATCAGGTGGCTCCTCTCCGAACTCTGGAGCCTCCGCTCACTATTTGACGTTTTTGTCGTTTCGCTGCTCATTTTCTGGTTGCTCGGTGTTGCTCAGGGAACACGCGCAACGTCTCTGATCCGCGGTGCGATCATCTTCCTGGCGTTGGTGTACATCCTCGCCACTGTTTTCGACCTCGAAACCCTCAATTGGATCCTCGCTCGCACCTGGCCGGCACTCCTGATCGCCATTCCCGTCATCTTCCAACCGGAACTTCGGCGGGCGCTGGAACAGTTGGGTCATACCGGATCCCGTCTGCGAGAGAGCTTCCCCGCCAATGTCGATATCGGCACTGAGCAAGCCATCGATGAGATCGTGCGCGCAGCTGGTCAACTGGCTCGACAGCGGTATGGGGCGTTGATCATCATCGAACGCGAAACGGGCCTGCAGGACTACGCGGAATCCGGTGTCCCCATCGACGCCAAGCTCACCCGCCAACTCCTGATCAACATCTTCTATCCCAACTCCCCGCTGCACGATGGATCGGTGCTGACCCGCGGTGATCGCATTGTTGCCGCAAGCGTGGTCCTTCCGCTGACGGACAATATCTCCGCATCGAGCCAATTGGGCACACGGCATCGCGCGGCAATCGGCGTCACCGAGGACTCCGATGCGCTCGCGGTTGTGGTCTCGGAAGAGACTGGCCAGATTGCCGTTGCGCACAGTGGACGGCTGATCAGAGGACTCGATCAGGACCGTCTCAGGCGCGTTCTGCGCACCCTCATGCGCCTGGATCGCGAAGAACCAACCAGCGGGACAACCACGAGCCGCTTCCATCTTCCCAGCGCTGACCGCATGCGCGCGCGCCGATCCAGCTCCGCCAGTGGCCGCTCGAACGAACCTGCCACCAAGACGATCCAGAGCGGCGACTGATGTACATCGAGCGCATCCGTGCATATCTCACCCGAGAAGTGGCGCTTCGCTTCCTTGCGTCGCTGGCATTGGCATTGATCCTGTGGGCGCTCGTGACGCTCCGTGAGGATCCGGAAACGAGCCGGGCCTTTGCCGACGTGCCTGTCGAATCGGTAGCGCTCGATGACTCACTGGTGTTGCTCGACGAGATCGATCCGGTGCGCGTCGAACTCTCCGGACCAGAGTCGGATATCAACCCCATCGACGCGAACGCCGTCGTTGCCACGATCGATTTTTCCGGAGTGAATGAACCGGGAACGTATCAGCTTCCGATCGAACTCGATCCGCCGGACGGCGTTTGGCGGTCTTCGGTCTCTCCAGCCACGGCAACCGTGCAGGTAGAGCGATCCGCGACCGAAGAGCTCGCGCTCGTTCCAACGGTGCTCGATCTGGATGCGAACAGTCTTCGCTCCGTGACCGTCGTGCCCGATCAGGAGACCGTGCTCGTCACCGGCCCGAGCTCATTGGTCGAATCGGTTGCCGAGGTCGTGCTCCCGGTCGAAGTATCCGGTGGGACCCAGACGTTCCAGGATATCTATATCCCGGAAGCACGCGATGCCGAAGGCAATCTCGTAGAGGGCGTGACGATCGCGCCGACCGCAGTCGAAGCAACCGTACGGGTTTCGGCGCGCGGCAAGAGCGTGGCGGTGCTGGCGTCGATCACAGGAACGCCAGCGACCGGGTATGAGGTTGGAGATCGTACGATCAATCCACAGTTTGTCATCGTCGATGGCAACGAAGCAATCCTCGATTCGCTGGTTGCGTTGACGACCGACCCCATCGATGTCACCGGCGCCGACGCAAGCTTCAATCAGACGGTCGGCATTGCCGATCTGCCGGAGGGCTTGCAAATACTCCAGCCGTCGAGCGGCCAGGTGGAGGTGCTGGTGCAGATCACGCAACGAGGCGTACGCCAGTCGCTTCCGTCCCAGCAGGTCACCATCGTTGGCGTCGAGCCCGGACTCGTCGCATCGGTCAATCCGGACGAAGTGACGATCGAAGTGGTTGCCCCGCAGGCGACGCTGGCTGAGCTCGATTCGTCCACGCTGCAGGTGGTGGTCGATGCGACCAGTCTCGCCGCCGGTACATACACTGTCCAGCCACTGGCAATTCTCCCGGCTGGCGTCCAGTGGGTGACCACCTTCCCGTCAGAAGTCACGCTCACGATCACGGAACTGCCCACGACTTCAGCGTCCGGCTCTCCTCCCGTGGGAACAATAGAAAGCGCCCCCTGATCTGGGAGCGCTTCTCGAACCAGCTCATTTGTCGTGCGACGTATCGAGGCACAGTTCGCTCGGCCCGGCACAGAAACCGTGTCCGGCCGCGGGAATCAGCATCGATCGGAGCTACAGACCGTCGGTCGTGTCTCCAACCGGCGCGGCCGAAATATCCATCTCGTAAGTCAACAGGATCGCTTCGGCCACTTCCTTCATCGACTTTCGCGAGTCCATGCTGGTCTTGCGGATGCGGCGAAATGCGTCAGCCTCGGGGAGACCGTGGACTTCCATGAGCACGCCCTTCGCCCGCTCGACAACCTTGCGGGTTTCCAGCGCGTCCCGCAGATCGCCCACTTCCTTGCGAAGCGCGGTGAACTCGGCGAAGCGCGTGAGAGACAGCTCGATGACTGGCAGGAGCTCAGCCTCCCGGAACGGTTTCACCACATATCCAACCACTCCCGCGTCGCGCGCGCGTTCCACGAGCGCCTGGTCGGAATAAGCTGTCAGCAGCACCACCGGCGCAATCTGCTCGCGCGTCAGAATCTCCGCTGCGGAGATTCCGTCGACCTCGGGCATCTTGATGTCCATGATGACCAGATCGGGCTTGAGTTTGCGGCTCAGCTCGATTGCGGCGCCACCATCGCCGACTTCCGCCAGCACGTCGTACCCGAGGTGGGTGAGCATTTCTTTCAGATCGAGCCGAATGAGCGACTCATCGTCGGCAATCAGAATTCGGCATGTCGAACGTTGTGCATTGGTCGGTCGCATCGATCCACCGATGTACGCGAGCTCTCCGGCAGCGTGGTGCTTCCCACGGGAAGACAGAGAGGATCAAGAAAAACGGGTTCGCCGCAACAGCGAGACGGTCGGGGTGAGAGGATTCGAACCTCCGACCACTGGTACCCCATACCAGTGCGCTACCGGACTGCGCCACACCCCGTGACACATAAGTATACCGCCCTTGGCCCGATTCACCTACCGGACCTGGACAGTTCGCGGGCCATCCTGTATTGAGTCAGGTTGCCCGTAATCGAGCGCGCGTGCAGACCAACTCGAAAACCCACCGGGGCGTTCGCAGTTCGCGCTTCGCCCCGAACGTGCAAGCAACGGTCCGCGGACTACCAACGAAACGAGGGTGGCCGGTCATGACCACCCTCGCTCTCACAGGTTCTGGCTGCGTTACTTGACGTCGGCCTTGGCGCCGGCTTCTTCCAGCTTCGCCTTGGCAGCGGTCGCCTCGTCCTTGGAGACGCCTTCCTTGACGGCCTTCGGAGCGGCCTCGACCAGGTCCTTGGCTTCCTTCAGGCCCAGGCTGGTGAGCTCGCGCACGACCTTGATCACCTGGATCTTGTTCGCGCCGACATCGGTCAGAACGACATCGAACTCGGTCTGCTCTTCGGCCGGACCAGCCTCGGCCGCGCCACCACCAGCGGCGACTGCGCCGCCGACTGCGACCGGCGCCGCGGCAGAAACGCCCCAGCGCTCTTCGAGCTCCTTGACAAGCTCATTGATCTCGAGGACGGTCATCTTCTCGAGCTGCTCGATCAGGGCAGCGTTGCTCATTGTTGTTTCCTTTCATGGGCCGACTCACGCGACCCCGGCAAAAACGTTCCTACGGACGAATGGTCGAGTTAGTCGGCCGCCATGGCCGTGCCGCCGAGCTGATCGGCGCGCGCCTGAAGCAGATATGCGATGGAGCGGCTCGGGCCACTGAGGACACCGACCGTGCGCGCCATTGGCGACTGCAGGAGCCCCAGGAGCTTGCCCTGGAGAACTTCCTTCGAGGGCAGCGTCGAGATTGCTTCGACTTGCTCCGCGGTGATGAAGTTCTTGTCGAGCACACCACCACGAATGGTGAGAATGCGCGACGTTCGCGCGAAGTCCGAGAGCGACTTGGTAAAGCCGACGATATCGTCGTTGGCAAGACCCAGCGCCAGCGGTCCTTCCAGGTACGAATCGAGTCCCGAAATCCCCGCGTTCTCGGCTGCGATGCGAGTCAGGGTGTTCTTCGCGACCCGAAACTCGCCGCCACTCTTGCGCAGGCTGGTTCGCAGATCCTGCAGATCAGCGACGCGCAAACCGCGATAGTCGGTGAGCACGATCAGCTTCGCATTGGAGAGCTGCTCGGAGAGCTCATCGATCGTTTGTG
Above is a window of Thermomicrobiales bacterium DNA encoding:
- a CDS encoding response regulator, which produces MRPTNAQRSTCRILIADDESLIRLDLKEMLTHLGYDVLAEVGDGGAAIELSRKLKPDLVIMDIKMPEVDGISAAEILTREQIAPVVLLTAYSDQALVERARDAGVVGYVVKPFREAELLPVIELSLTRFAEFTALRKEVGDLRDALETRKVVERAKGVLMEVHGLPEADAFRRIRKTSMDSRKSMKEVAEAILLTYEMDISAAPVGDTTDGL
- the rplL gene encoding 50S ribosomal protein L7/L12; the protein is MSNAALIEQLEKMTVLEINELVKELEERWGVSAAAPVAVGGAVAAGGGAAEAGPAEEQTEFDVVLTDVGANKIQVIKVVRELTSLGLKEAKDLVEAAPKAVKEGVSKDEATAAKAKLEEAGAKADVK
- a CDS encoding CdaR family protein encodes the protein MYIERIRAYLTREVALRFLASLALALILWALVTLREDPETSRAFADVPVESVALDDSLVLLDEIDPVRVELSGPESDINPIDANAVVATIDFSGVNEPGTYQLPIELDPPDGVWRSSVSPATATVQVERSATEELALVPTVLDLDANSLRSVTVVPDQETVLVTGPSSLVESVAEVVLPVEVSGGTQTFQDIYIPEARDAEGNLVEGVTIAPTAVEATVRVSARGKSVAVLASITGTPATGYEVGDRTINPQFVIVDGNEAILDSLVALTTDPIDVTGADASFNQTVGIADLPEGLQILQPSSGQVEVLVQITQRGVRQSLPSQQVTIVGVEPGLVASVNPDEVTIEVVAPQATLAELDSSTLQVVVDATSLAAGTYTVQPLAILPAGVQWVTTFPSEVTLTITELPTTSASGSPPVGTIESAP
- the rplJ gene encoding 50S ribosomal protein L10 encodes the protein MPTSAKAQTIDELSEQLSNAKLIVLTDYRGLRVADLQDLRTSLRKSGGEFRVAKNTLTRIAAENAGISGLDSYLEGPLALGLANDDIVGFTKSLSDFARTSRILTIRGGVLDKNFITAEQVEAISTLPSKEVLQGKLLGLLQSPMARTVGVLSGPSRSIAYLLQARADQLGGTAMAAD
- a CDS encoding ATP-binding protein yields the protein MRRIGDLLPNLSIPVDIGNDGVLRPEQPTYDCPICQDAGWVRFDVDPGHPNFGKLMPCICTAERQQAKLSRELSNLSNLESLRHLTFESFDASMRGTEQAFRIAREYARATDGWLVLHGAVGVGKTHLAAAVANAYSSRHVQAAVYFRVVPDLLDQLRATFDPETGVAYDERFQQIRNANLLVLDDLGTENTTAWASEKLFQLLNHRYNEQLPTVITSNAKLDRIEDRIVSRMLDSRLSRYVFLDAEDYRLRDFSRSSGMR
- the cdaA gene encoding diadenylate cyclase CdaA, translating into MPEIRWLLSELWSLRSLFDVFVVSLLIFWLLGVAQGTRATSLIRGAIIFLALVYILATVFDLETLNWILARTWPALLIAIPVIFQPELRRALEQLGHTGSRLRESFPANVDIGTEQAIDEIVRAAGQLARQRYGALIIIERETGLQDYAESGVPIDAKLTRQLLINIFYPNSPLHDGSVLTRGDRIVAASVVLPLTDNISASSQLGTRHRAAIGVTEDSDALAVVVSEETGQIAVAHSGRLIRGLDQDRLRRVLRTLMRLDREEPTSGTTTSRFHLPSADRMRARRSSSASGRSNEPATKTIQSGD